A region of Sandaracinaceae bacterium DNA encodes the following proteins:
- a CDS encoding tetratricopeptide repeat protein, which translates to MRETDEEIREIKKEIIESRGLTIKTNNLVNSLGADIKSIAKRQAGYERRFNWNGAVAYALFAALSFGGLKLASDATIAAIESEKLALEARNTDLRRALLEERQRADDRSAAEARAARFYDLIRQEKRREVVTRYDAIAEDTHISRAEAQFFRDFYERFRLDLSIEAYQNGLDLVRTGRYAEAADKLEEAIRLKEDAPHVPAMRYELARALRRLGRQAEAILYARQVAEQNIDPDLQDDAVFLAALCAEELGDLDSAIDGYLTLIRRWPRSSVAHEARPMLREARQNAIRNRSR; encoded by the coding sequence GTGCGCGAGACCGACGAGGAGATCCGTGAGATCAAGAAAGAGATCATCGAGTCTCGTGGTCTCACCATCAAGACGAACAACCTCGTCAACTCTCTGGGCGCAGACATCAAGTCCATCGCCAAGCGGCAGGCGGGCTACGAGCGGCGCTTCAACTGGAACGGCGCCGTGGCCTACGCGCTCTTCGCGGCGCTGTCGTTCGGCGGCCTGAAGCTCGCTTCGGACGCCACCATCGCGGCCATCGAGTCGGAGAAGCTGGCGCTCGAGGCCCGCAACACGGACCTGCGGCGTGCGCTGCTCGAGGAGCGCCAGCGCGCCGACGATCGCAGCGCGGCCGAGGCGCGCGCGGCGCGCTTCTACGATCTCATCCGTCAGGAGAAGCGGCGCGAGGTGGTGACGCGCTACGACGCGATCGCCGAGGACACGCACATCTCCCGCGCCGAGGCCCAGTTCTTCCGCGACTTCTACGAGCGGTTCAGGCTCGACCTGAGCATCGAGGCCTACCAGAACGGCCTCGACCTGGTGCGCACCGGTCGCTACGCCGAGGCCGCGGACAAGCTGGAGGAGGCCATCCGTCTGAAAGAAGACGCGCCCCACGTGCCGGCCATGCGCTACGAGCTGGCGCGCGCGTTGCGCCGTCTGGGGCGCCAGGCCGAGGCCATCCTCTACGCGCGCCAGGTGGCAGAGCAGAACATCGACCCCGACCTGCAGGACGACGCGGTGTTCCTCGCCGCCCTCTGCGCCGAAGAGCTGGGCGACCTGGACTCCGCCATCGATGGCTATCTCACGCTCATCCGCCGCTGGCCGCGCTCGAGCGTGGCGCACGAGGCCCGGCCGATGCTGCGGGAGGCGCGCCAGAACGCCATCCGCAACCGCAGCCGCTAG
- the efp gene encoding elongation factor P, whose protein sequence is MGDTSDLKKGFKLIKDDQPWLVADCQFVKPGKGQAFFRTRLKNMITGRVVDHTFKSGEKLDKADTEERTYQYLYPEGEARVFMDTETYDQINLSNEQLGDSQYFLLDGTNVDVMFFRGKPIGVTPPTFVNLAVTATEPGFKGDTSSNTTKPATVETGLTVNVPLFVVEGDVLKIDTRTSEYVERVKA, encoded by the coding sequence TTGGGCGATACAAGCGATCTCAAGAAGGGCTTCAAGCTCATCAAGGACGACCAGCCCTGGCTCGTGGCGGACTGTCAGTTCGTCAAGCCGGGCAAGGGTCAGGCTTTCTTCCGCACGCGGCTGAAGAACATGATCACCGGCCGCGTGGTGGACCACACGTTCAAGTCTGGTGAGAAGCTGGACAAGGCGGACACGGAGGAGCGCACCTACCAGTACCTCTACCCCGAGGGTGAAGCGCGCGTCTTCATGGACACCGAGACGTACGACCAGATCAACCTGTCGAACGAGCAGCTGGGCGACTCCCAGTACTTCCTGCTCGACGGCACGAACGTCGACGTCATGTTCTTCCGCGGCAAGCCCATCGGCGTGACCCCGCCCACCTTCGTGAACCTGGCCGTGACCGCCACGGAGCCGGGGTTCAAGGGGGACACCAGCAGCAACACCACCAAGCCAGCGACCGTCGAGACGGGCCTGACGGTGAACGTGCCGCTGTTCGTCGTCGAGGGTGATGTGCTCAAGATCGATACGCGCACCAGCGAGTACGTCGAGCGCGTCAAAGCCTGA
- the genX gene encoding EF-P lysine aminoacylase GenX, with product MCSRSIRAPASTSSASKPDDPHVSSSEAPRDTIASLLATASVPRLDVRVTGRVASVLERTLLVVEAAASVWCDLDDGQPAPPAGAWVLLEGRFVDGRLRGARLRVLNAPVGPFPAAGGDFRWLHDDDGRRLKNVVLRARLMRAVRHYFDDQGFVEVETPLAVPSPGLDTHLDAFELGGARAPRWLITSPEYQMKRLLAGGLTRIYQTCRCFRRDEAGALHQPEFSMLEWYRGGAGADDVMADTEALVAHAAWALRGGGDEALRVPGRTQVIDLSPPWPRLTVAEAFRRYADADADALARTDETRFFDVYTAEVEPQLGRDKPVFLTHWPASMASLARLVPADPAHAERFEAIVDGVELCNGFGELIDAAEQERRLRRDQDARRDAGLPVYPIDERFLDALREGLPPSGGNALGLDRLLMLLTGATHIDDVCAIPHDRL from the coding sequence ATGTGCTCAAGATCGATACGCGCACCAGCGAGTACGTCGAGCGCGTCAAAGCCTGACGACCCCCACGTGAGCTCGAGCGAAGCGCCCCGCGACACCATCGCGTCCCTCCTTGCGACCGCATCGGTCCCGAGACTGGACGTGCGGGTCACGGGGCGCGTCGCTTCCGTCCTCGAACGGACGCTGCTCGTCGTCGAAGCGGCGGCTTCGGTGTGGTGTGACCTGGACGACGGGCAGCCCGCGCCCCCCGCAGGTGCCTGGGTCCTCCTCGAGGGGCGCTTCGTGGACGGCCGACTGCGGGGGGCTCGTCTGAGGGTGCTCAACGCGCCAGTCGGTCCGTTCCCTGCCGCGGGAGGTGACTTCCGCTGGTTGCACGACGACGACGGGCGACGCTTGAAGAACGTCGTCCTGCGCGCGCGGCTGATGCGCGCGGTGCGGCACTACTTCGACGACCAGGGCTTCGTGGAGGTCGAGACCCCACTCGCCGTGCCCAGTCCAGGCCTGGACACGCACCTCGACGCCTTCGAGCTGGGTGGCGCACGGGCACCGCGCTGGCTGATCACCAGCCCGGAGTATCAGATGAAGCGGCTCCTGGCGGGGGGCCTGACGCGCATCTACCAGACCTGCCGTTGTTTCCGCCGCGATGAAGCTGGCGCCCTTCACCAGCCCGAATTCAGCATGTTGGAGTGGTACCGGGGCGGCGCCGGGGCCGACGACGTGATGGCCGACACCGAGGCGTTGGTCGCACACGCCGCGTGGGCGCTGCGTGGCGGTGGCGACGAAGCCCTGCGCGTCCCGGGGCGCACCCAGGTCATCGACCTGAGCCCTCCGTGGCCACGTCTGACGGTCGCGGAGGCGTTTCGACGGTACGCCGACGCCGACGCCGACGCGCTCGCCCGGACCGACGAGACGCGCTTCTTCGACGTGTACACCGCGGAGGTGGAGCCGCAGCTCGGCCGCGACAAGCCGGTGTTCCTCACGCACTGGCCGGCCAGCATGGCGTCCCTGGCCAGACTGGTTCCCGCGGACCCCGCCCACGCGGAGCGCTTCGAGGCCATCGTGGACGGTGTGGAGCTTTGCAACGGCTTCGGCGAGCTGATCGACGCGGCCGAACAGGAGCGGCGCCTGCGTCGCGACCAGGACGCGCGGCGCGACGCGGGGCTCCCCGTGTACCCCATCGACGAGCGCTTCCTGGATGCGCTCCGGGAGGGGCTCCCGCCGTCGGGGGGCAACGCGCTGGGGCTCGACCGTCTGCTGATGCTGCTCACGGGCGCGACCCACATCGACGACGTCTGCGCCATCCCGCATGATCGGCTCTGA